The following coding sequences lie in one Sesamum indicum cultivar Zhongzhi No. 13 linkage group LG9, S_indicum_v1.0, whole genome shotgun sequence genomic window:
- the LOC105171101 gene encoding GATA transcription factor 5, which yields MLYRTHHHPLLFTFNPFSHSSSALSSHLLPSPRLQEMEAVQGDSRGGLVPETPAKTAVPLDECLGGNGDDFFVDELLDFSNGYSETEEQPPPEESQEIEQGKDKNCCVSQEKETAPPEDSSLSGKDDFGSLQESELSFQAEGLESLEWLSHFVEDSFSDYSLAGKLPPKPTENSSGTAREQPCFTTPVQTKARTKRARSGVRVWPVLSPSFTETSTSSSSSTSSTTSFPQSSLGLVQTQTGESSLGKTPPKKQKRKPADGGGGGAAQPRRCSHCGVTKTPQWRAGPLGSKTLCNACGVRYKSGRLLPEYRPACSPTFSSELHSNNHRKVLEMRRKKEAAETTGLPPPVQSF from the exons ATGCTTTACAGAACTCACCACCACCCTTTACTCTTCACATTCAACCCTTTTTCCCACTCTTCTTCTGCCTTATCATCtcatcttcttccttctcCTCGTCTTCAG GAAATGGAGGCTGTGCAGGGGGATTCCAGAGGCGGGTTGGTGCCGGAGACGCCGGCGAAGACGGCGGTTCCTCTGGATGAATGCTTGGGTGGCAACGGGGACGACTTCTTCGTCGACGAGCTGCTCGATTTTTCGAATGGATACTCTGAAACAGAAGAACAACCGCCGCCGGAAGAGTCTCAGGAAATTGAACAGGGGAAGGACAAAAATTGCTGTGTTTCTCAGGAGAAAGAAACCGCTCCTCCGGAGGATAGTTCTCTCTCCGGGAAAGATGATTTCGGGTCTCTCCAAGAAAGCGAACTCAGTTTTCAG GCGGAAGGGTTGGAGAGTCTGGAATGGCTGTCCCATTTCGTGGAGGACTCATTTTCCGATTACTCCCTCGCCGGAAAACTTCCACCCAAGCCAACGGAGAACAGCTCCGGCACGGCGCGGGAGCAGCCATGTTTCACCACTCCCGTGCAAACTAAGGCCAGGACGAAGAGAGCCCGGAGCGGCGTGCGCGTTTGGCCGGTTCTGTCGCCTTCGTTCACAGAGACCTCCACCTCGTCCTCATCTTCGACGTCCTCCACGACGTCGTTTCCGCAATCCAGCCTCGGGCTAGTCCAGACCCAAACCGGGGAGTCCTCTCTCGGAAAAACGCCCCCCAAGAAGCAGAAAAGGAAACCGGCCGACGGAGGCGGAGGTGGGGCGGCGCAGCCCAGGAGGTGCAGCCATTGCGGCGTCACGAAGACCCCACAGTGGCGGGCCGGCCCGCTCGGCTCGAAGACTCTCTGCAACGCTTGTGGAGTGAGGTACAAGTCGGGTCGGCTTTTGCCCGAATACCGACCCGCGTGCAGCCCGACTTTCTCTAGCGAGTTGCATTCCAACAACCACCGGAAAGTTTTGGAGATGCGGCGGAAGAAGGAGGCGGCGGAAACCACCGGTCTGCCGCCACCGGTTCAGAGTTTTTGA